Proteins from one Gloeocapsa sp. PCC 73106 genomic window:
- a CDS encoding Uma2 family endonuclease, translating into MNNYKTYRKIKKNFSSERGVTGEKLIDILQSKYPPNLKVTQEQFALLAAANRDVQLELTATGALTIMSPTGGNTGKRNLDIEGQLWFWNRQTKLGIAFNSSTAFLLPNGAQRSPDAAWISQARWDILKPEEQDSFPPICPDFAIELRSKSDDMEPLRKKMQEYIDNGLNLGWLIDTQNKKVEIYQKNWV; encoded by the coding sequence ATGAATAATTACAAAACATACAGAAAAATCAAGAAAAACTTTTCTAGCGAAAGAGGAGTTACAGGAGAAAAATTAATAGATATTTTACAAAGTAAGTATCCCCCAAACCTAAAAGTCACCCAAGAACAATTCGCACTCCTAGCTGCAGCTAATCGAGATGTACAGCTAGAATTAACCGCCACAGGAGCATTGACTATTATGTCTCCTACGGGAGGAAATACAGGTAAACGTAATCTAGACATTGAAGGACAACTTTGGTTCTGGAATCGACAAACAAAACTAGGTATTGCTTTTAACTCCTCAACCGCTTTCCTACTTCCTAATGGTGCACAACGTTCTCCCGATGCAGCCTGGATAAGTCAAGCTAGATGGGATATATTGAAACCAGAAGAACAAGATTCCTTTCCTCCAATCTGTCCCGATTTTGCCATAGAATTGCGTTCCAAAAGTGACGATATGGAACCATTACGTAAAAAAATGCAGGAATATATTGACAATGGCTTAAATTTGGGATGGTTGATCGATACACAAAATAAA